A segment of the Bacteroidales bacterium WCE2008 genome:
GTATATGGTGCATCCTCCTACGGTCGAGGGAGTATGGAAAAACGTCCGCGTGCCTGTGAGGCGTATCCATGATTTCTGGAATACCACCAACGGCTATGAAAAGGTCGCCAGCAATGCTCTCGAGACTGGTAGTTTCGGCTGGCAGGCGGAGATAGTGCTGTGCACCGTGGAACTGGTGGAAGACGTCAATTTCAAGTGGATAAAGCGCATCGGCGATGATTATACCGATTATTTCGAGTTTGCCGTTCCGTCCGGTATCGAGGGCAATTTCGTCGTGGGCGTGCATCGTTTCACGGATGCCGCCAGGACGTTGCTGGACGACGTATTCCTCTGGAGCTGGCATTTCTGGCTGACCGCTTATGATCCGGACGCGTCGTTGAGGTTCCTGACTCCGGAGACCGATGGCAGCGGCAACGAGACGCGTTTTGCCTATCCTGTAAAGGAAGGGCAGGTCAACCGTTTCCTCGGAAATATATGGAACAGCAACAGCGGCGTCCTCAGGGGCTGTTTCATGATGGACCGCAACCTGGGCGCGCTGTCGACGACTGAGGCCAGGGGTCCTGGATCATTGTACTATATGTGGGGCAGGAAGGACCCTTTTCCTTACTCGTCGGCCAACTGGCATGCCATCAAGAATGGTGTCGTCATATACAACAGGTACAATAGCGAGAACATGATTCCTTACAGGACTCAGAACCAGCTCGCGAACATCGGAATCACCGAAGACTTTATCCGTTATTCCGTGTATCATCCGGAGATTTATATTGCGATCTCCTCAAACTGGAGCCTGAATGATGTGGATTCGGACGGGGCTGCCTACAACAATGCCGGAAATTGGTTCGACACAAAGCTCGGTAATGACCTTGCCGCCAAAAGCATTTTCGATCCATGTCCTCCCGGGTGGAGAGTGGCGCCAAACAACTGCTTTGCAACACCTTCGGGCACAGTCACTGTCGCGAACTCATATACGCAGACTCGCACCCTGCCGAATGGGGCGGTGATAACTTTCCCGTGCCAGAGCTATTATTCCGGGCTCGTATGGTCCAACTCCGTACAGTTCCCGGGGGAGTGTACTTCGTTCTCCCCGCCATGGTCAAACCAGAGGTCGAATGTCAATAATGCATTTTACTCGACAGGAGGCAACTCCGGGACCGGAACCGGCCGTCCCGTCCGCTGCGTCTCCTACGCCGAGTAATGTCCTTTTATATATCTGTATTGGCGGGAGTCCTCTGGCCTCGGCGAGCGTGGCCACCCTCGGCCACGTTAGAGGGAGGGGCCCGCTGGATACGAGTTCTGCGGAGCAGGACGAAGTAGACAGTGGGAGGGATGGAGCCGACGTAGTCGGCGGAACAGAGCCGAGACCAGAGGATTCCCGCAAACAGCAAAATGTAATGGAAAACTTTGCGATAGGAAAAAATGTGTATATTTGCAGGCTGAATTTTAGTTGGTTATGAAAAATAGTACAAAAGGATTCAACTTCTGGTTCAATATGTTCATACTTGTCGGTATGATCGTCGCAGTATGCATTGTGAACTGGTTCAAGCTGCAGGAACCTGATGTGGTAGCAATCAAGCAGATTATAATCGCAGTCGGTGCCGTGATGGGCGTTGTCAACACGGTGCTGGTCGCAAACGGCAATATATGGACCTTCCTTTTCGGCGTCATCGACGTCTGCATCTGTTCATATGCAAACTATGACAGCGGCAACATGGGCCAGTTCCTCCAACACGTCCTCTACTTCCTCCCGATGCAGTTCGTCGGCCTCTGGCAGTGGCGCAAGCGCGGTGCCGGAGTGAAAGTCAACGAGGACGGCAGCAAGGAGACCGTGAAAGTCCGCGCACGCAGGCTCTGCCCTAAGCACTGGGGATACGTCATCGTCGGTTTCGTCTTCGGAACAGCCATAGCCTATGGCATCCTCTATTGGATAGACATGTCCCAGTTCAACGCTGGCCGCATCGCCGAGGTAGACAAGGCAAAGCTTCTCCTGGACGCTTCCGTCGTCGTTCTCAACATCATCGGCCAGATCCTGCTGTCTCTCGCATACGCCGACCAGTGGTTCATCTGGAACATGGTTAACGTCTTCTCAATCATGCTCTGGACCAATCGCCTGACGGCCGATGCGTCAAGCTATACGGTAGTCATGATAGTCAAGTACAGCTTCTATCTGCTGAACTCTATCAATGGACTGCGTATCTGGCTCAAACTCAGCAAGGAAGGCTCTTCTGAGCTCCCTGAAAAGGCCGGTTGCTGCTGATGGGAAAATGTCGTTTTTGGGCAAAAAGTTTTATTTATAGCGTTTTTTTGCTTACCTTTGCCGAAATTTATGCGACTAAGAAGATAATTAGTGTATTTTAAATCATAAACTATTTAAATCATTACATTATGGCAAACGAAGCTGTAGTAAAAAAAGTAAAAGACATCATCGTTGACAAGCTCGGCGTTGAAGAGTCAGTAGTTACCGAGTCAGCAAACTTCACCAACGACCTCGGTGCAGATTCTCTCGATACAGTTGAACTTCTTATGGAGTTCGAGCGCGTATTCGGCATCAAGATTCCTGATGAGGATGCTGCCAGCATCGCTACTGTAGCTGACGCAGTCAACTATGTAGAATCTAAACTCGAAAAGTAAGCTTATAGTCTATATCTATAGCGAAAAAGAGGATGACCGTAAGGCCATCCTCTTTAATTTTATTCTGATCTCTCGATAGAGTATGTTATCTTGATCTTAGGACCGTCGGCTGCAGCCGGACCACGAAGTTTCGCGCGATAGAAACGTATGAAATCCATCATCTGCTGAGTCTGGGTCTGTGTCGTGGATGAATTCATCATCTGAGCCATCATCATATAGTTATAGTAGTTGCTATATGCGCTGCCGTAACCGCCGTAACCACCATAACCGCCATAGCCATAGCCGCCGTATCCGCCATACATGCTGTTGTAATAGTTGGCGTAGGCCATCTGCTGATAATACTCGCTCATATCGTTGTTGCCCGACGTAGTAGTCGTTGTCGTCTCGTCTGCAAGAGCCAGGAACCATATGTCATAGTTCTCGATCTTGCTCATGTCCTCGAGTTTCAGAAGCTGCTGGACATGATGAGTGATGTCCGGGCTGTAGACGCAGAGCGAACGGTTGATATCACCGTGGTTCTCGCTGGAGATGCTGGCGTCCGTGATTCCGGCGAAGGTTATGCTCTCGTCTTTGTTGACGATTCTGCATGTAGGACTCAGATATTTCGGGAAGAGCCTCATCTCGAGATAATCCTCCGGGAAGTCATAAGGCATGACGACAGTAGCTTTGTTGATGATAGCCTTTGCCGGGTCGCCATGTTCGCTGATTATGTCCAGAACCTTTTCCCTGATTCCTGCAGCCTTGACTACCGGCTTGAGGCCGTTTCCGCCTTCGAAGTAAACTACGTCTGACGCAGGGCCTTCCAAGCCCTCCGAACTATGGGTGGTAAGGTTGTAGGCAACCTGAGGATATTCGGAAACCGAGGTACTGGAAATCTCGGAAAGGTCATATTTCTTGACCGGACCGAGGTAGAAAAGGAATGTGGTATCTACCTGACCGCGTCCCTCATATTCTGCTGAGAAGGTAAGGGTAGCGTAACTTCCGGTTATGCTGCCGCTGCTTACGGCAAGAGGAAGCTTGAACATATTGATTCTTCCGCCTTCGCCATGAGGTGCGTCGCAGGTAAGGAAGATTCCCGGGAAACGCTGCTCATACAGAGGAAGGGAATCCAGTTCTTCCTTGGTAATCGTAAGGTATTCTTTTCCGAACGCTTCTGTAAAGTCTATTGAAAGCGAATCGCTTCCGTTGAGCACGGGACTTGCCTTGGCGATGGATACCGAGCCATGCTCGATCTCCGGCCTGGAACTGTTCTTGTCAAGGGGCTTCAGGAGCGCATAGACAGAAACGTTCTGAAGTATGTTCGCCTGTTTCGGATCGCAGGTCGATATAGAGTCGTTCACGGCAGTCAGATGGAAATTGCGGAATACCTGGGTGCCAGGTTTACCGAAATCCAGGTCGTCAAATGCCGGAACAAGCGTAAACGCTGCGGAACGGGTCGTCAGACCGAAATCCGCATCACGGACGGCACCAATGCTGAATCTGTAAGAGCTATAGCTGGAAAGGCTGTCCGGCTGCCTCAATTCTATATCATCAATATCGAATTCGGCTGTATACAGGTCATATTTCATGTTGGTGGCAAGATAATTCTCTCCGAGAGAGTTATCTACGCTGACACATGAATATAGAAGAGCCGATGCGGCAAGAGCCGCGATTACTGGAAACTTCAGTTTCATTTACAACTGATCATAAAAACTGTTATACTCATCCATGTAGGATCCGTCTTCCATGGCGGCTTCGTTGAACGGAAGCATAGGGAGACCGAGACCCTTGCAGTACTCAACGACTTCGGCCGGGACCTCCTTAGCCCCGAGGATGATACCGTCAGAGTACCGTGCGGCAGTTTTAGCAAGATTTATGCCATCAGCTTTTTCGAGAAGACTGAACTCTTCCGCATCGGCGCCGCCGAATCTGGCGAGTTCAGCGAAGTCGGCTGCGAATGGTGCAGTCGGTGTATCATCATAAAGAGAAAGTACAACCTTGCTTTCAGAGAAGATAGGATCGTCTTTGTACGCCTTCTTGAGATAGGCGGGAAGAATATGCGAAATCCAGCCGTGGCAGTGGATTATATCCGGAGCCCAGCGGAGTTTCTTGACGGTCTCGAGCACGCCGCGGGCAAAGAATATAGCCCTTTCTGCGTTATCCTCGAAGAATACGCCATTCTCGTCGCAATATGTCTGTTTCCTTCTGAAATAATCCTCGTTGTCGATGAAGTAGATCTGAAGTCTGGCGGCGGAAATCGAAGCGACCTTGATCACGAGAGGGCGGTCCACGTCGTTGATTATTATATTCATGCCGGACAGGCGGATGACTTCATGAAGCTGGTTCTTCCTTTCGTTGATACAGCCATAACGCGGCATGAACGAACGGATTTCCTTCTTCCTTTCCTGGATGCCCTGAGGAAGGTATCTTCCGATGTTTGCTATCGGAGACTCCGGGAGGTAGGGATAGATCTCAGAATTGACAAACAGTATTTTTTTTGCGGCTTCTCCCATCTTAAACAAATTTTGTTTTACCAAATACAAAGGTAAGATTTTTTTTTCATATTTCCATAAATTGCTATCTTTGGAAGATATTTGGAGAACTATGTCTAAAACGGAAAATAAACTAATGCGCAGGCGTATGGTGAACGCCTACCTGTCTTCTGTGATCAGCATCAGCATGGTCCTGCTGCTGGTCGGAATCGCCAGCATGATCCTGGTCAATACGGACAGCATCTCCAACTATTTCAAGGAGAACATGAAGATCAGCGTGATAATGCTGCCTGAAGTCTCCGAAGAGCAGGCTCTCGATTACAAGACGACCGTCGATTCCAGACCGTTCATCCATACGGCCGAATTCGTGTCCCGCCGTCAGGGAGAGGAAGAGATGAAGCAGATGCTCGGCGAGGACTTCCTCAGTGTATTCGAGACTTCTCCGATCCCGGTTTCCATAGACATAACCCTGGTTGCCGACTATGTGGTCGAAGACAGCCTGGAAGTCGTCAAGAACATTCTGTCGGAGTCGTCGCTGGTCGATGAAGTCGTATATCAGAAATCACTGGTCGATGATCTCAATGCCAATCTCGGAAAGATATCGGCCATACTTGGCGTATTCATAATCCTGCTGCTCTTCATCTCGTTCGTGCTGATAAGCAATACGGTCCGGCTGAATGTCTATGCCCGGCGTTTTACGATCCATACGATGAAGCTGGTCGGCGCGACCAGATCCTTTATCCGCGGACCGTTCCTGGCCAGGGCTGCGATTCTTGGAGTATTTTCGGCGCTGATTGCCATAATGATCCTTGTCGGCCTGCTGTTTGTAATAAGAGCAGAGCTTTCAAGCATGTTTGAACTGTTCGACCTGCGGCTGCTGCTCCTCGCCATGGGCATTGTTCTTGCCTCCGGAGTGGTGATCTGCGTGGTCAGCTCGTACTTTGTGGTGAACAAGCTGCTGTCGCTGGATAAATCTGAATTATACTATTGATATGGATAAGAAGTTTGCAATGAACAAGAAGGGGCTGAGAATGCTTCTGGCCGGTCTGCTCGTCATGGTCGCCGGTTATATACTCATGATCGGTGGCGGAAGCGACGACCCGGCCGTATTCAACTGGTCGATGTTCGATTTCCGCAGGCTGGTCGCTGCTCCGCTGGTAATCATCTGCGGAGTCGTCGTGGAGATTGTCGCTATCATGGGCTGCTTCAAGGGCGGTAAAGACGCAGAGGAGAAATAGATATGGAGTGGTGGCAGGCGATACTTCTCGGAATAGTCCAGGGACTTACTGAATTCCTTCCGGTCAGCAGCAGCGGGCATCTTATGATCTTCAGGGAACTGCTCGGCGCTGATGCCGAAGGCTTCCTGGATTTTACGGTCACGGTACATTTCGCTACTGTGCTCAGCACGGTCGTGGTATTCTGGAGTGCCATCTGGAATCTTCTGAAAGGCTTCTTCAAGTTCAGATATAACGACGAGACCGATTACGTCCTGAAACTTCTGGTTTCGGTCATCCCGGTCGGCATCGTCGGATTCATGTTCAAAGACAAGGTGGAGGCCTTCTTCGGGGATGACCTGACCACCGTCGGCGTCGGTCTCTGCATCACGGCCCTGCTGCTCTGGCTTTCGGATTTCCTGGCAGGACGCAGGTCCATAGTGAAGGAAAGCCAGGCCCGCAACGGCATCAGCTACTGGCAGGCTCTGCTGGTAGGTGTCGGCCAGGCCTTCGCAGTCGCTCCGGGAGTCTCCCGCAGCGGAACCACTATCGCGACAGGACTTCTGAGCGGCGTAAGGCGCGATGTCATGGCCCAGTTCTCTTTCCTCATGGTCCTGATCCCGATCATAGGGGAGCAGTTGCTTGACCTGCTGAAAGTCGCGACCGGAGAGGTGTCGTTCGGCGACGGTGTCGGACCGCTGGCGCTTGTGCTTGGCTTCATATTCGCATTTATCTCGGGACTTTTCGCCTGCAAGGTGATGATCGCTCTGGTGCGTAAGGCCCGTCTCGGCTGGTTCTCGCTCTACTGCGTGCTGGTCGCAATTCTTATATTCATATTCGCATAATGGCGGAAAGGACGCTGACATTCTTCGCATCTGACGTGCATCTCGGACTCGATGTCAAAGACAAAGACAGGCGGGAAGCCAGGTTCGTGTCTTTTCTGAATGCCATTCCTAAGGACAGGACGGAATCGCTCTTTCTGCTCGGGGATATATGGGACTTCTGGTATGAGTACCGGGATGTCGTCCCGAGAGGGTATGTGCGTGTCTTTGCGGCCCTGACTGCCCTGATGGACGCAGGAGTCAAAGTCTATTTCTTCCCCGGGAACCATGATATCTGGTGCTACAGCTACTTCGCTTCGCTCGGGATCACGGTCTTTGAGCAGCCTTACAGCTGCCGGATCGGGACGAAGACTTTCTGTCTGGGACATGGCGACGGACTCGGCCCCGGCATGCACATGTACAAGCTGATGCGGTGGACATTCCACGAGCGCTTCTTCCAGCGTCTGTTCTCGACTCTCCATCCGAGGATAGCCTTCAGCCTGGGAAACAGCTGGTCCAAGAGCAGCCGTCTGGCGAAGAGCCTGGAGTATCATTTCAGGGGAAAAGACGAGCCTCTGTACAAATGGGTCGTGTCCGAAGAGGCCAAGGCCCATGCGGACTATTATATCTTCGGCCATTTCCATACTTCTGTGGATATGGAGGTTCCCGGGGGAGCCAGGCTGATGATTCTTAAGGACTGGATGGATTCTTCCCCTTATTTCTTCTTCGACGGCGAGGCGCTGAGGTCGGCGACGTATACTTCTGGCGGATATGTGCCGAATATAGAGTAATACAGGCCTTCGAAAGTATCGTTCTCCCATGATTTGACGAGGTCCTCTATGGCCTTGTCTTCCTGTTCCGGATCATAGTGTCTCTTCAGGTCTCCTCCGAAGATCTTCGCGATTCCCTGCCAGAAACCGGCGGCGACTCCGCTTTTGTAGTTCTTTATGATCTCGTATGGAGTCAGGCCTGTCTCTCTTCCGATAAGCTGGATCAGCAGTTTGCCCTGCGATACGGTCATTTTCCTGATGACCGGCTCGTAGTTGTCGAGAACGTTGCTCTGGATCGCGTTTATGTATTTGTCTCTTTTCCTTCGTCTTAGATGGTCCGATGCTATCGTGCTGTCGACTTCCCGGATCATTTCCCGGGCCTGGATGGCGTAAGGGTATGTCTTGCTGAAATTATGGACCAGCTTGTAGTATTTCCTCCACTGGCGGCCTTTCTTCTTGCCGGTGTAGGTGTATGCCGGTTTCAGGACGTCGACGAAGACGGTGTCTCCGTTCTCGACTATGTATGTCATGTAGCCGCGATTCTGGGCGCCGGCGTCGAAGCCCGCGAGAATCGCCGCTGTCATGATCATTATATATATTGTAATCCTTTTTCTCATCTTTTTACAAAAATACTCATTTTTCAGATAATATGCCATTGTCCGGCGGCCTGTGTCGAAAAGTTACGCGAATATTTTTCGACACTTCTCATAAAGTGCTGAAAAAGCGACAGATAGCTGCGAGATTTTTGTGTCGAAAAGTTTGAAAATTTTTTCAGAAAATGTTGGTTAATCAGATATTTTTCGTAACTTTGCAATCCCAAAATTGAGGTGAACTATGCCCAAGAGATTGGAACTCAATTAGTTAGGGAATTTTTAGGAAAATTAATAAAAGTAATACAGCAATGTTACAACCTAAGAGAACCAAATTCAGAAGGGAACAGAAAGGTGTGATGAAAGGCAATGCCCAGAGGGGAAACCAGCTTGCCTTCGGATCTTTCGGTATCAAAACCCTTGAAAATTGTTGGCTTACTGCACAGCAGATAGAGGCTGCCCGTCAGGCAATCACCCGCCGTATGAACCGTGAGGGTCAGGTATGGATCAGGGTATTCCCTGCTAAGCCTTTCACTAAGAAGCCGTTGTCAACCCGTATGGGTAAAGGTAAGGGAGACCCTCAGGGTTTCGTTTGCCCTATCACCCCGGGACGTATCCTCTTCGAGGCAGAAGGTGTATCGCTCGAGACAGCGAGAGAGGCTATGAAGCTCGCAGCTTCCAAGCTTCCTGTAGACACCAAGTTCGTCGTTCGCAGAGACTATGTGGAATAATTTAATGGTAGAGAGAAAATGAAAATCAAAGAAGTACGCGAGATGTCAATAGCGGATCTCAAAGACCGCATCGCAGCAGAGAAAGCTAATCTTGATAGCCTCAGGGTTAATCACGCAATCTCTCCATTAGAGGACACTTCCATTTTTAGCAAGACCAGAAAGGATATCGCCAGAATGATGGCCGTCCTCGCTGAGAAAGAAAACAATCAGTAAATTGAAGTCCTATGGAAAGAAATCTTCGTAAGGAAAGAATCGGTATCGTGGTCAGCAACAAGATGG
Coding sequences within it:
- a CDS encoding nicotinamide mononucleotide transporter, whose product is MKNSTKGFNFWFNMFILVGMIVAVCIVNWFKLQEPDVVAIKQIIIAVGAVMGVVNTVLVANGNIWTFLFGVIDVCICSYANYDSGNMGQFLQHVLYFLPMQFVGLWQWRKRGAGVKVNEDGSKETVKVRARRLCPKHWGYVIVGFVFGTAIAYGILYWIDMSQFNAGRIAEVDKAKLLLDASVVVLNIIGQILLSLAYADQWFIWNMVNVFSIMLWTNRLTADASSYTVVMIVKYSFYLLNSINGLRIWLKLSKEGSSELPEKAGCC
- a CDS encoding acyl carrier protein, coding for MANEAVVKKVKDIIVDKLGVEESVVTESANFTNDLGADSLDTVELLMEFERVFGIKIPDEDAASIATVADAVNYVESKLEK
- a CDS encoding starch synthase, with the protein product MYLVKQNLFKMGEAAKKILFVNSEIYPYLPESPIANIGRYLPQGIQERKKEIRSFMPRYGCINERKNQLHEVIRLSGMNIIINDVDRPLVIKVASISAARLQIYFIDNEDYFRRKQTYCDENGVFFEDNAERAIFFARGVLETVKKLRWAPDIIHCHGWISHILPAYLKKAYKDDPIFSESKVVLSLYDDTPTAPFAADFAELARFGGADAEEFSLLEKADGINLAKTAARYSDGIILGAKEVPAEVVEYCKGLGLPMLPFNEAAMEDGSYMDEYNSFYDQL
- a CDS encoding cell division transport system permease protein, with amino-acid sequence MRRRMVNAYLSSVISISMVLLLVGIASMILVNTDSISNYFKENMKISVIMLPEVSEEQALDYKTTVDSRPFIHTAEFVSRRQGEEEMKQMLGEDFLSVFETSPIPVSIDITLVADYVVEDSLEVVKNILSESSLVDEVVYQKSLVDDLNANLGKISAILGVFIILLLFISFVLISNTVRLNVYARRFTIHTMKLVGATRSFIRGPFLARAAILGVFSALIAIMILVGLLFVIRAELSSMFELFDLRLLLLAMGIVLASGVVICVVSSYFVVNKLLSLDKSELYY
- a CDS encoding undecaprenyl-diphosphatase; translation: MEWWQAILLGIVQGLTEFLPVSSSGHLMIFRELLGADAEGFLDFTVTVHFATVLSTVVVFWSAIWNLLKGFFKFRYNDETDYVLKLLVSVIPVGIVGFMFKDKVEAFFGDDLTTVGVGLCITALLLWLSDFLAGRRSIVKESQARNGISYWQALLVGVGQAFAVAPGVSRSGTTIATGLLSGVRRDVMAQFSFLMVLIPIIGEQLLDLLKVATGEVSFGDGVGPLALVLGFIFAFISGLFACKVMIALVRKARLGWFSLYCVLVAILIFIFA
- a CDS encoding UDP-2,3-diacylglucosamine hydrolase translates to MAERTLTFFASDVHLGLDVKDKDRREARFVSFLNAIPKDRTESLFLLGDIWDFWYEYRDVVPRGYVRVFAALTALMDAGVKVYFFPGNHDIWCYSYFASLGITVFEQPYSCRIGTKTFCLGHGDGLGPGMHMYKLMRWTFHERFFQRLFSTLHPRIAFSLGNSWSKSSRLAKSLEYHFRGKDEPLYKWVVSEEAKAHADYYIFGHFHTSVDMEVPGGARLMILKDWMDSSPYFFFDGEALRSATYTSGGYVPNIE
- a CDS encoding large subunit ribosomal protein L16: MLQPKRTKFRREQKGVMKGNAQRGNQLAFGSFGIKTLENCWLTAQQIEAARQAITRRMNREGQVWIRVFPAKPFTKKPLSTRMGKGKGDPQGFVCPITPGRILFEAEGVSLETAREAMKLAASKLPVDTKFVVRRDYVE
- a CDS encoding large subunit ribosomal protein L29; this translates as MKIKEVREMSIADLKDRIAAEKANLDSLRVNHAISPLEDTSIFSKTRKDIARMMAVLAEKENNQ